A DNA window from Eptesicus fuscus isolate TK198812 chromosome 8, DD_ASM_mEF_20220401, whole genome shotgun sequence contains the following coding sequences:
- the VDAC3 gene encoding voltage-dependent anion-selective channel protein 3, with protein sequence MCNTPTYCDLGKAAKDVFNKGYGFGMVKIDLRTKSCSGVEFSTSGHAYTDTGKASGNLETKYKICNYGLTFTQKWNTDNTLGTEISWENKLAEGLKLTLDTTFVPNTGKKSGKLKASYKRDCFSLGSNVDIDFSGPTIYGWAVLGFEGWLAGYQMSFDTAKSKLSQNNFALGYKAADFQLHTHVNDGTEFGGSIYQKVNEKIETSINLAWTAGSNNTRFGIAAKYKLDCRTSLAAKVNNASLIGLGYTQTLRPGVKLTLSALIDGKNFNAGGHKVGLGFELEA encoded by the exons ATGTGTAACACACCAACTTACTGTGACCTAGGAAAGGCTGCCAAGGATGTCTTCAACAAAGGATATG GGTTTGGCATGGTCAAAATAGATCTGAGAACCAAGTCATGTAGTGGAGTG gAATTTTCTACTTCTGGTCATGCTTATACTGACACAGGGAAAGCATCAGGCAACCTAGAGACAAAATATAAGATCTGTAACTATGGACTTACATTCACCCAAAAATGGAACACAGATAATACTCTTGGAACAGAAATCTCTTGGGAGAATAAG ttggCTGAAGGGTTGAAACTGACTCTTGATACCACATTTGTACCGAACACAGG aAAGAAGAGTGGGAAATTGAAGGCCTCCTATAAACGGGATTGTTTCAGTCTTGGCAGTAATGTGGATATAGATTTTTCTGGTCCAACCATCTATGGCTGGGCAGTATTAGGCTTTGAAGGTTGGCTTGCTGGCTATCAGATGAGTTTTGACACAGCCAAATCCAAACTGTCACAGAATAATTTTGCCCTGGGTTACAAGGCTGCAGACTTCCAGCTGCACACTCACGT GAATGATGGCACTGAATTTGGAGGGTCTATCTACCAGAAGGTCAATGAGAAGATTGAAACGTCAATAAACCTTGCTTGGACAGCTGGCAGTAACAACACCCGTTTTGGCATCGCTGCTAAATACAAGTTGGATTGTAGAACTTCTCTAGCT GCTAAAGTAAATAACGCCAGCCTGATTGGACTGGGTTATACTCAGACTCTTCGACCAG GAGTCAAACTGACCCTATCAGCTTTAATCGACGGAAAGAACTTCAATGCAGGAGGTCACAAGGTTGGGTTGGGATTTGAACTAGAAGCTTAA